The DNA sequence GTCGGGCCGGCCGGCGGCGCTGATTTCCTTCCTTGAAGGCATGTGGCTGCGAAAGCCGGAAGCCAAACATTGCCGCGAAGTCGGCAAGGCGCTGGCCGCCATGCATCTGGCGGGTGAGGGGTTCGAAATCACGCGTCCCAACGCACTGTCCGTTGAAGGCTGGAAGGTGCTGTGGGACAAGTCGGAAGACCGCGCCGACGAGGTGGAGAAGGGCTTGAGGGACGAAATCCGTCCCGAGATCGATTATCTCGCCGCCCATTGGCCGAAGGATCTGCCCGCCGGTGTCATTCATGCCGATCTGTTTCAGGACAATGTATTTTTCCTCGGTGACGAGCTGTCCGGCCTGATCGATTTTTATTTCGCCTGCAACGACCTGCTCGCCTATGACGTGTCGATCTGCCTCAATGCCTGGTGCTTCGAAAAGGATGGCGCCTATAACGTCACCAAGGGCAAGGCGCTCTTGGAAGGTTACCAGTCGGTGCGCCCGATGAGCGAGGCGGAACTGGAAGCGCTGCCGCTCTTGGCTCGCGGTTCGGCGCTGCGTTTCTTCCTGACGCGGCTTTACGACTGGCTGACGACGCCGAAAGGCGCGCTGGTGGTGAAGAAAGACCCGCTGGAATATCTGCGCAAGCTGCGGTTCCACCGCGCGATCGCCAATGTCGCTGAATATGGGCTGGCGGGCGAATGAAACATGTCGATATTTTCACCGATGGCGCCTGCTCCGGCAATCCCGGTCCCGGCGGCTGGGGCGCTGTGCTGCGTTATGGCGAGGTGGAGAAGGAACTGTCCGGAGGCGAGGCCGAGACCACCAATAACCGCATGGAGCTGCTGGCGGCGATTTCCGCACTCAACGCATTAAAGAGCCCCTGCGAGGTCGATCTTTATACCGACAGCGCCTATGTCAAGGACGGCATTACCAAGTGGATTTTCGGCTGGAAAAAGAAGGGCTGGAAGACCGCCGATAACAAGCCGGTCAAAAATGTCGAGCTCTGGCAGGCGCTTGAGGCGGCACAGGAGCGCCACAAGGTTACCCTGCACTGGGTCAAGGGCCATGCCGGCCACCCGGAAAACGAGCGCGCCGACGAATTGGCGCGCAAGGGCATGGAGCCCTTCAAACGCCGGTAACGCAAGCCTGCTTTATTTCCGCTCGGCCCAGTCAGGGGCGATTTGACCCGCGCCGATTTGAACCGGGCCGCATTTATCGGGGTTGTGAAAACCGAAACCCGACTTATCTTGTCGTCAAGGACGCCTGCGTTGCGTCCAACGGAGGAGAGGAATCCGGATGATCCTGCATTGTGTATTTCTACGGTTCAAGGCTGCGACGGCATCCTCTGAAAA is a window from the Agrobacterium tumefaciens genome containing:
- a CDS encoding homoserine kinase encodes the protein MAVYTDITEDDLRNFLTQYDTGSLTSYKGIAEGVENSNFLLHTTKEPLILTLYEKRVEKNDLPFFLGLMQHLAAKGLSCPLPLPRRDGELLGELSGRPAALISFLEGMWLRKPEAKHCREVGKALAAMHLAGEGFEITRPNALSVEGWKVLWDKSEDRADEVEKGLRDEIRPEIDYLAAHWPKDLPAGVIHADLFQDNVFFLGDELSGLIDFYFACNDLLAYDVSICLNAWCFEKDGAYNVTKGKALLEGYQSVRPMSEAELEALPLLARGSALRFFLTRLYDWLTTPKGALVVKKDPLEYLRKLRFHRAIANVAEYGLAGE
- the rnhA gene encoding ribonuclease HI encodes the protein MKHVDIFTDGACSGNPGPGGWGAVLRYGEVEKELSGGEAETTNNRMELLAAISALNALKSPCEVDLYTDSAYVKDGITKWIFGWKKKGWKTADNKPVKNVELWQALEAAQERHKVTLHWVKGHAGHPENERADELARKGMEPFKRR